The following coding sequences are from one Phycisphaeraceae bacterium window:
- the pyrH gene encoding UMP kinase, giving the protein MPASPTTTTPAGTSTMNATPSAASASDPSPRYRRVLLKLSGESLCKPGASGIDPEELRIIGREIVQAAQVGTQLAVVVGGGNMIRGATLASQGLIDQATADYMGMLGTVINALALKEALEHLGQPARVLSAINLSSVAETFIRGRAIRHLEKGRVVIFAAGTGNPFFTTDSAAALRATEIGAELVLKATKVDGVYDKDPVKYPDAVRYENLSFDEAIDQRLAVMDLAAFTMCQTNNIPITVFNMKTPGHIAAVVRGERVGTLVTP; this is encoded by the coding sequence ATGCCCGCGAGCCCCACCACGACCACGCCCGCAGGCACCAGCACCATGAACGCAACTCCCTCCGCCGCATCGGCTTCCGATCCCTCCCCGCGCTACCGCAGGGTCCTCCTCAAACTCTCGGGCGAATCACTCTGCAAACCCGGTGCCTCCGGCATCGACCCCGAAGAGCTGAGGATCATCGGCCGCGAGATCGTCCAGGCCGCCCAGGTCGGCACCCAACTCGCCGTGGTCGTTGGCGGGGGCAACATGATCCGCGGGGCGACCCTCGCCTCGCAGGGCCTCATCGACCAGGCCACCGCTGACTACATGGGCATGCTCGGCACGGTCATCAACGCCCTCGCCCTCAAAGAGGCCCTCGAACACCTCGGCCAGCCGGCTCGGGTGCTCAGCGCCATCAATCTCTCGTCCGTCGCCGAGACCTTCATCCGGGGCAGGGCCATCCGCCACCTCGAAAAAGGCCGCGTCGTCATCTTCGCAGCCGGCACCGGTAACCCCTTCTTCACCACCGACTCGGCCGCCGCCCTCCGGGCCACCGAGATCGGTGCCGAGCTGGTCCTCAAGGCCACCAAGGTCGATGGCGTCTACGACAAAGACCCCGTCAAATACCCCGACGCCGTCCGCTACGAGAATCTCTCCTTCGACGAGGCCATTGACCAACGCCTCGCCGTGATGGACTTGGCCGCCTTCACCATGTGCCAGACCAACAACATCCCTATAACCGTCTTCAACATGAAAACCCCCGGCCACATTGCGGCCGTTGTGCGCGGCGAGCGCGTCGGCACCCTCGTTACCCCCTGA
- the frr gene encoding ribosome recycling factor — MPTSDRKTPRSVKLTGPATPKPATSCPLLLAEKGPAMDLNKIEKQCQETMDKSLDYLHNELKGVRTGRASTGLVEYVKVQVYGSETDLRSVALINAPEPSQIIVKPYDASTVQEIAKGIGAAGLGLNPIVDGKQIRINIPPLSGDRRKELAASVKQMGEQAKVAMRNARRDANKHIDQLAKDKTQHISEDSIEEAKNKIQELLKKHESKAEEEVTRKAKEIQEI, encoded by the coding sequence ATGCCCACCAGCGATCGTAAGACTCCGCGATCCGTTAAACTCACCGGTCCGGCGACGCCGAAACCCGCCACCTCATGCCCCCTTCTGCTCGCCGAGAAAGGACCCGCCATGGACCTCAACAAGATCGAAAAACAGTGCCAGGAGACGATGGACAAGTCCCTGGACTACCTCCACAACGAGCTCAAAGGCGTCCGCACCGGCCGCGCCTCCACCGGACTCGTCGAATACGTCAAGGTCCAGGTCTACGGTTCCGAAACCGACCTGCGCAGCGTCGCCCTCATCAACGCCCCGGAACCTTCTCAGATCATCGTTAAACCCTACGACGCCTCGACGGTTCAGGAGATCGCCAAGGGCATCGGAGCCGCCGGGCTGGGCCTCAACCCGATCGTGGATGGCAAGCAGATCCGCATCAACATCCCGCCCCTCTCAGGCGACCGCCGCAAGGAACTCGCCGCCTCCGTCAAGCAGATGGGCGAACAGGCCAAAGTCGCCATGCGCAACGCCCGCCGCGACGCCAACAAACACATCGACCAGCTCGCCAAGGACAAGACCCAGCACATCAGCGAAGACTCGATCGAAGAGGCCAAGAACAAGATCCAGGAACTGCTGAAAAAGCACGAGTCCAAAGCCGAAGAAGAGGTCACCCGCAAGGCCAAGGAAATCCAGGAAATCTGA